The following are from one region of the Silene latifolia isolate original U9 population chromosome 9, ASM4854445v1, whole genome shotgun sequence genome:
- the LOC141600188 gene encoding early nodulin-93-like: MTMNEKSRRMASFLIASPLDAKKSRDDCTREGVIAGSKAAAIAGVTAAVPTLVACRVLPWAKANLNYTAQALIISAASIAAYFITADKTILECARRNAEYDKST, from the exons ATGACAATGAATGAGAAGAGCAGAAGGATGGCATCCTTCCTAATTGCGTCACCTCTTGATGCTAAAAAGTCCCGTGATGATTGCACCCGAG AGGGAGTTATAGCTGGATCCAAGGCCGCCGCAATCGCCGGTGTTACAGCCGCTGTTCCCACT TTAGTAGCTTGTCGTGTTCTTCCATGGGCAAAGGCTAACCTTAATTATACTGCCCAAGCACTCATCATATCTGCAG CTTCAATTGCTGCATACTTCATAACTGCTGACAAAACTATACTGGAGTGTGCACGAAGAAACGCAGAATATGATAAAAGTACCTGA